A window from Gossypium raimondii isolate GPD5lz chromosome 7, ASM2569854v1, whole genome shotgun sequence encodes these proteins:
- the LOC105794187 gene encoding calcium-dependent protein kinase 8: MGNCCATTGPLVDTNSNKKKGKKNKAIPYSADEYGVTHGSTTFKLKVLNELTGRDISAQYDLGREMGRGEFGVTYLCTDPNSSEKFACKSISKKKLRTAVDIEDVRREVQIMKHLPKHPNVVTLKDTFEDDDAVHIVMELCEGGELFDRIVARGHYTERAAAGVMKTIVEVVQMCHKHGVMHRDLKPENFLFANKKEASPLKAIDFGLSVFFKPGERFNEIVGSPYYMAPEVLKRNYGPEVDVWSAGVILYILICGVPPFWAETEQGVAEAIIRSVIDFKRDPWPKVSDNAKDLVRKMLNPDPKKRLTAQEVLEHPWLQHAKKAPNVPLGETVKARLKQFSVMNKLKKRALRVIAEHLSVEEVADIKETFDMMDTKQRGKITLEELKAGLQKLGQQIPDADLQILVGAAGGDGDGTLNYGEFVAVSVHLRKMANDEHLHKAFVFLDLNKSGYLEKEDLRDALNDEVDPCSEEVINAIMHDVDTNKDGRISYEEFAAMMKAGTDWRKASRQYSRERFNSLSMKLMQVVAT; encoded by the exons atgGGAAATTGCTGTGCTACCACCGGTCCTCTAGTGGATactaatagtaataaaaaaaaggggaaaaagaacAAAGCTATTCCATATTCTGCGGATGAATATGGTGTCACCCATGGATCTACTACGTTCAAGCTAAAGGTTTTAAACGAACTCACTGGCCGTGACATTTCAGCTCAATATGATCTAGGCCGTGAGATGGGTCGTGGCGAATTCGGTGTAACATATTTGTGTACTGATCCCAACTCAAGTGAAAAATTTGCTTGTAAATCCATATCCAAGAAGAAACTTAGGACTGCAGTGGATATCGAGGATGTGAGGAGGGAAGTACAGATAATGaagcacttgcctaagcatcctAATGTGGTTACATTGAAGGATACTTTTGAGGATGATGATGCTGTGCACATTGTAATGGAATTGTGCGAGGGAGGGGAGTTGTTTGATAGGATTGTTGCAAGGGGACACTACACTGAACGAGCAGCTGCTGGGGTCATGAAGACCATTGTCGAAGTTGTTCAG ATGTGTCATAAACATGGAGTCATGCATCGAGATCTGAAAccagaaaattttctatttgcAAACAAGAAGGAAGCTTCCCCCTTGAAGGCAATTGATTTTGGGTTGTCAGTCTTCTTTAAACCTG GTGAACGGTTCAATGAGATTGTGGGAAGTCCATATTATATGGCTCCAGAGGTTCTTAAACGTAATTATGGCCCTGAGGTTGATGTTTGGAGTGCCGGAGTTatcctttatattttaatttgtggTGTCCCACCATTCTGGGCAG AGACTGAGCAGGGAGTGGCGGAGGCAATTATTCGCTCTGTTATTGACTTCAAGAGGGACCCATGGCCTAAGGTTTCTGACAATGCAAAGGACCTTGTAAGGAAGATGCTTAATCCTGATCCAAAGAAACGGCTTACTGCTCAGGAAGTGCTCG AACATCCGTGGTTACAACACGCCAAGAAAGCTCCCAATGTACCATTGGGTGAGACTGTGAAAGCTAGGCTTAAACAATTTTCAGTAATGAACAAGCTTAAGAAGAGAGCTCTAAGG GTGATTGCTGAGCATTTGTCTGTGGAGGAAGTAGCTGATATAAAAGAGACATTTGACATGATGGATACCAAACAACGAGGCAAAATAACCCTCGAGGAGCTCAAGGCAGGATTGCAAAAGCTTGGCCAGCAGATTCCTGATGCAGATTTGCAGATCCTAGTGGGAGCT GCTGGTGGTGATGGTGATGGGACTCTGAATTATGGAGAGTTTGTAGCAGTTTCAGTTCACCTCAGGAAAATGGCGAATGATGAACACTTACATAAAGCTTTTGTCTTCTTGGATCTAAATAAAAGTGGGTATTTAGAGAAAGAAGATTTGCGAGATGCCTTAAATGATGAAGTTGACCCCTGTAGTGAAGAAGTTATCAATGCCATTATGCATGATGTGGACACTAACAAG GACGGGCGCATAAGTTATGAGGAGTTTGCTGCAATGATGAAAGCCGGTACCGATTGGAGAAAAGCATCAAGACAATATTCACGAGAAAGATTTAACAGTCTAAGCATGAAGTTGATGCAGGTAGTGGCCACTTGA
- the LOC105794174 gene encoding sulfite reductase [ferredoxin], chloroplastic isoform X1: MTTSFGSATSTVIPNDPKIRMQSFTGLKSLHSIALARNHRVFPLPFSTPSVITAVSTPVKPETSTTEPKRSKVEIFKEQSNFIRYPLNEEILTDTPNINEAATQLIKFHGSYQQYNRDERGTRSYSFMLRTKNPGGKVPNQLYLTMDDLADQFGIGTLRLTTRQTFQLHGVLKKNLKTVMSTIIKNMGSTLGACGDLNRNVLAPAAPLMTKEYLFAQETADNIAALLTPQSGFYYDVWVDGERFMTSEPPEVVKARNDNSHKTNFPDSPEPIYGTQFLPRKFKIAVTVPTDNSVDILTNDIGVVVVSDDNGEPQGFNIYVGGGMGRTHRMEATFPRLGEPLGYVPKEDILYAIKAIVATQRDHGRRDDRRYSRMKYLISSWGIEKFKTVVEQYYGKKFGPFRELPEWEFKSYLGWHEQGDGALFCGLHVDNGRVGGKMKKTLREVIEKYNLNVRITPNQNIILCDIRSAWRRPITTVLAQAGLLHPKYVDPLNLTAMACPAFPLCPLAITEAERGIPDILKRVRSVFEKMFCAWPSFNSVSSFPNLVGLKYNDSVVIRITGCPNGCARPYMAELGLVGDGPNSYQIWLGGTPNQTQLARSFMDKVKVQDLENVFEPLFYYWKQKRQPKESFGDFTARIGFEKLKELVDKWEGVVQTPPARYNLKLFADKETYEVMDELAKLQNKSAHQLAIEVIRNFVASQQNGKSE; this comes from the exons ATGACGACATCGTTTGGGAGTGCAACGAGTACCGTGATACCCAACGATCCCAAGATTAGAATGCAAAGCTTTACGGGGTTGAAATCTTTGCATTCTATAGCTTTGGCGAGGAATCATCGCGTGTTTCCACTTCCCTTCTCCACTCCTTCTGTTATTACAGCTGTCTCTACG CCAGTGAAACCCGAAACCAGTACAACAGAGCCAAAGCGAAGTAAAGTTGAAATATTCAAAGAACAAAGCAATTTCATTAGATACCCTCTTAATGAGGAGATATTGACTGATACACCCAATATAAACGAGGCTGCAacacaattaattaagttcCATGGGAGCTATCAACAGTATAACCGAGATGAGCGTGGTACAAGGTCTTATTCGTTCATGCTTCGAACCAAAAACCCCGGTGGAAAAGTCCCAAACCAGCTCTACTTGACAATGGATGATCTTGCTGATCAGTTTGGTATCGGAACACTTAGATTGACCACAAGGCAAACGTTTCAGCTCCATGGAGTTTTGAAGAAGAACCTCAAGACGGTAATGAGCACGATTATTAAGAACATGGGTTCAACTCTCGGTGCCTGCGGGGATCTCAATAGAAATGTGCTTGCTCCTGCTGCTCCCCTGATGACAAAAGAGTACCTGTTTGCCCAGGAAACTGCTGATAACATAGCTGCTCTGTTAACCCCGCAGTCAGGTTTTTACTATGATGTGTGGGTGGACGGGGAGAGGTTCATGACATCAGAGCCTCCGGAAGTAGTGAAGGCAAGGAATGATAATTCTCATAAAACGAATTTTCCGGATTCACCTGAGCCAATATATGGGACTCAGTTCTTGCCGAGGAAGTTTAAAATTGCTGTCACTGTGCCAACTGATAACTCGGTGGATATCCTCACAAATGATATTGGTGTTGTGGTAGTTTCTGATGATAACGGGGAGCCTCAGGGATTCAACATCTAT GTTGGTGGTGGTATGGGAAGAACTCATAGAATGGAGGCCACTTTTCCTCGGCTGGGAGAACCGTTAGGTTATGTTCCAAAAGAGGACATTTTGTATGCTATTAAAGCCATTGTTGCTACTCAACGAGATCATGGCAGAAGGGATGACCGTAGATATAGTAGAATGAAATATTTGATCAGCTCTTGGGGAATTGAAAAGTTTAAAACTGTTGTTGAGCAATATTATGGAAAGAAATTTGGGCCTTTCCGTGAGTTGCCTGAATGGGAGTTTAAGAGTTACTTGGGATGGCATGAGCAG GGAGATGGTGCTTTGTTTTGCGGGCTTCATGTAGATAATGGTCGTGTTGGagggaaaatgaaaaagacACTGAGGGAAGTAATAGAGAAGTATAACTTAAATGTGCGAATTACCCCAAACCAAAACATTATTTTGTGCGACATTCGTAGTGCGTGGAGGCGTCCCATTACCACAGTTCTTGCTCAAGCTGGCCTGCTG CATCCTAAATATGTAGACCCCCTGAACTTAACAGCTATGGCATGTCCAGCTTTCCCACTTTGCCCATTGGCAATAACAGAAGCTGAGCGAGGCATACCTGACATCCTCAAGCGTGTCAGATCCGTCTTTGAGAAG ATGTTCTGTGCATGGCCTTCATTTAATTCTGTCTCAAGTTTCCCTAATCTA GTCGGTCTGAAGTACAATGATTCTGTGGTGATCAGAATAACTGGCTGCCCTAATGGTTGTGCTAGACCGTACATGGCTGAGCTTGGACTGGTTGGTGATGGTCCCAACAGCTATCAG ATTTGGCTTGGAGGAACACCAAATCAAACCCAATTAGCAAGAAGTTTTATGGACAAAGTCAAAGTTCAGGATCTTGAAAATGTTTTTGAACCTTTGTTCTACTACTGGAAACAAAAAAGACAACCAAAAGAATCATTTGGTGACTTCACAGCCCGCATT GGATTTGAAAAACTTAAAGAGCTGGTGGACAAGTGGGAAGGTGTAGTGCAAACGCCACCAGCAAGGTATAACCTAAAGCTTTTTGCCGATAAAGAGACATATGAAGTCATGGATGAGCTTGCAAAGCTGCAAAACAAGAGTGCTCATCAGCTGGCAATTGAAGTCATTCGCAATTTTGTTGCTTCCCAGCAAAATGGTAAAAGTGAATGA
- the LOC105794174 gene encoding sulfite reductase [ferredoxin], chloroplastic isoform X2 produces MTTSFGSATSTVIPNDPKIRMQSFTGLKSLHSIALARNHRVFPLPFSTPSVITAVSTPVKPETSTTEPKRSKVEIFKEQSNFIRYPLNEEILTDTPNINEAATQLIKFHGSYQQYNRDERGTRSYSFMLRTKNPGGKVPNQLYLTMDDLADQFGIGTLRLTTRQTFQLHGVLKKNLKTVMSTIIKNMGSTLGACGDLNRNVLAPAAPLMTKEYLFAQETADNIAALLTPQSGFYYDVWVDGERFMTSEPPEVVKARNDNSHKTNFPDSPEPIYGTQFLPRKFKIAVTVPTDNSVDILTNDIGVVVVSDDNGEPQGFNIYVGGGMGRTHRMEATFPRLGEPLGYVPKEDILYAIKAIVATQRDHGRRDDRRYSRMKYLISSWGIEKFKTVVEQYYGKKFGPFRELPEWEFKSYLGWHEQGDGALFCGLHVDNGRVGGKMKKTLREVIEKYNLNVRITPNQNIILCDIRSAWRRPITTVLAQAGLLHPKYVDPLNLTAMACPAFPLCPLAITEAERGIPDILKRVRSVFEKVGLKYNDSVVIRITGCPNGCARPYMAELGLVGDGPNSYQIWLGGTPNQTQLARSFMDKVKVQDLENVFEPLFYYWKQKRQPKESFGDFTARIGFEKLKELVDKWEGVVQTPPARYNLKLFADKETYEVMDELAKLQNKSAHQLAIEVIRNFVASQQNGKSE; encoded by the exons ATGACGACATCGTTTGGGAGTGCAACGAGTACCGTGATACCCAACGATCCCAAGATTAGAATGCAAAGCTTTACGGGGTTGAAATCTTTGCATTCTATAGCTTTGGCGAGGAATCATCGCGTGTTTCCACTTCCCTTCTCCACTCCTTCTGTTATTACAGCTGTCTCTACG CCAGTGAAACCCGAAACCAGTACAACAGAGCCAAAGCGAAGTAAAGTTGAAATATTCAAAGAACAAAGCAATTTCATTAGATACCCTCTTAATGAGGAGATATTGACTGATACACCCAATATAAACGAGGCTGCAacacaattaattaagttcCATGGGAGCTATCAACAGTATAACCGAGATGAGCGTGGTACAAGGTCTTATTCGTTCATGCTTCGAACCAAAAACCCCGGTGGAAAAGTCCCAAACCAGCTCTACTTGACAATGGATGATCTTGCTGATCAGTTTGGTATCGGAACACTTAGATTGACCACAAGGCAAACGTTTCAGCTCCATGGAGTTTTGAAGAAGAACCTCAAGACGGTAATGAGCACGATTATTAAGAACATGGGTTCAACTCTCGGTGCCTGCGGGGATCTCAATAGAAATGTGCTTGCTCCTGCTGCTCCCCTGATGACAAAAGAGTACCTGTTTGCCCAGGAAACTGCTGATAACATAGCTGCTCTGTTAACCCCGCAGTCAGGTTTTTACTATGATGTGTGGGTGGACGGGGAGAGGTTCATGACATCAGAGCCTCCGGAAGTAGTGAAGGCAAGGAATGATAATTCTCATAAAACGAATTTTCCGGATTCACCTGAGCCAATATATGGGACTCAGTTCTTGCCGAGGAAGTTTAAAATTGCTGTCACTGTGCCAACTGATAACTCGGTGGATATCCTCACAAATGATATTGGTGTTGTGGTAGTTTCTGATGATAACGGGGAGCCTCAGGGATTCAACATCTAT GTTGGTGGTGGTATGGGAAGAACTCATAGAATGGAGGCCACTTTTCCTCGGCTGGGAGAACCGTTAGGTTATGTTCCAAAAGAGGACATTTTGTATGCTATTAAAGCCATTGTTGCTACTCAACGAGATCATGGCAGAAGGGATGACCGTAGATATAGTAGAATGAAATATTTGATCAGCTCTTGGGGAATTGAAAAGTTTAAAACTGTTGTTGAGCAATATTATGGAAAGAAATTTGGGCCTTTCCGTGAGTTGCCTGAATGGGAGTTTAAGAGTTACTTGGGATGGCATGAGCAG GGAGATGGTGCTTTGTTTTGCGGGCTTCATGTAGATAATGGTCGTGTTGGagggaaaatgaaaaagacACTGAGGGAAGTAATAGAGAAGTATAACTTAAATGTGCGAATTACCCCAAACCAAAACATTATTTTGTGCGACATTCGTAGTGCGTGGAGGCGTCCCATTACCACAGTTCTTGCTCAAGCTGGCCTGCTG CATCCTAAATATGTAGACCCCCTGAACTTAACAGCTATGGCATGTCCAGCTTTCCCACTTTGCCCATTGGCAATAACAGAAGCTGAGCGAGGCATACCTGACATCCTCAAGCGTGTCAGATCCGTCTTTGAGAAG GTCGGTCTGAAGTACAATGATTCTGTGGTGATCAGAATAACTGGCTGCCCTAATGGTTGTGCTAGACCGTACATGGCTGAGCTTGGACTGGTTGGTGATGGTCCCAACAGCTATCAG ATTTGGCTTGGAGGAACACCAAATCAAACCCAATTAGCAAGAAGTTTTATGGACAAAGTCAAAGTTCAGGATCTTGAAAATGTTTTTGAACCTTTGTTCTACTACTGGAAACAAAAAAGACAACCAAAAGAATCATTTGGTGACTTCACAGCCCGCATT GGATTTGAAAAACTTAAAGAGCTGGTGGACAAGTGGGAAGGTGTAGTGCAAACGCCACCAGCAAGGTATAACCTAAAGCTTTTTGCCGATAAAGAGACATATGAAGTCATGGATGAGCTTGCAAAGCTGCAAAACAAGAGTGCTCATCAGCTGGCAATTGAAGTCATTCGCAATTTTGTTGCTTCCCAGCAAAATGGTAAAAGTGAATGA